The proteins below are encoded in one region of Halalkalicoccus jeotgali B3:
- a CDS encoding phage virion morphogenesis protein — MPVNRSDNLREAETAIVAAFSTGLLEAARSELERIERNWDQDKDALGRSWTPLAESTIRKKGHSRILRESGSMRQSGFVSRSGPNAVTLGIADPKIQIHEWGTEDIPPRKVLGPAKTHLRAGHLRSVLTKRIAKAILALKFGMAIR; from the coding sequence ATGCCAGTCAACCGATCCGACAACCTCCGAGAGGCCGAGACGGCGATCGTCGCGGCCTTCTCGACGGGGCTACTGGAGGCCGCCCGATCGGAACTCGAACGGATCGAACGCAACTGGGACCAGGACAAAGACGCTCTCGGGCGGTCATGGACGCCGCTGGCCGAGTCGACGATTCGGAAGAAGGGGCACAGTCGGATCCTTCGCGAGAGCGGCAGCATGCGACAGAGCGGGTTCGTGAGTCGGTCGGGGCCTAACGCTGTCACGTTGGGCATCGCCGATCCGAAGATCCAGATACACGAATGGGGGACCGAAGACATCCCACCGCGGAAGGTCCTGGGTCCGGCGAAGACACACCTCCGGGCCGGACATCTGCGGTCAGTCCTCACGAAGCGCATCGCGAAGGCGATCCTGGCGCTGAAGTTCGGCATGGCGATCCGGTAG